Proteins encoded together in one Impatiens glandulifera chromosome 1, dImpGla2.1, whole genome shotgun sequence window:
- the LOC124921496 gene encoding WRKY transcription factor 6-like has product MFHDQAITPSTDDRKRTIEVDFFSTKTNNIASHVKKENPSGGFNVNTGLGLTVDHVGYNNNNNIREVRRLQGELESVKVENVNLKEKLTMVNNNYTALHMQLLSVMQQKSNVEERNPKETALVPRQFMEMGPSHEAIVPDEDDHDQLYGTTSEERTLSGSAASLPKKESKSKRTDRVRDDSPESSLNKIPKLSSTEPIMRKARVSVRARSDSSMISDGCQWRKYGQKMAKGNPCPRAYYRCTMAVGCPVRKQVQRCAEDKSILITTYEGTHNHPLPPTAMAMASTTSAAANMLLSGSMSSVDGLMNPNFLARAILPNCSSTMATISASAPFPTVTLDLTNSTNPGSLIQRPPPTQFPVTFTGHAPNFQHVFGQGLFNQSQVSGLHVSQQPSVPITLSAATAAITADPNFTAALAAAISSIIGGANLNNNPNNAGSGK; this is encoded by the exons ATGTTTCATGATCAAGCTATTACACCATCAACAGATGATCGAAAAAGAACTATAGAGGTTGATTTTTTCTCCACTAAAACCAATAATATTGCTTCTCATGTCAAGAAGGAGAATCCATCTGGTGGTTTCAATGTAAAT aCTGGTTTAGGTCTTACTGTGGATCATGTGGgatacaacaacaacaacaatattaGAGAG gTAAGAAGATTACAAGGGGAATTGGAAAGTGTGAAAGTTGAGAATGTGAATCTGAAAGAAAAGCTAACAATGGTGAATAACAATTACACCGCTCTTCATATGCAACTATTATCAGTTATGCAACAAAAATCTAATGTAGAAGAGAGAAACCCTAAAGAGACAGCGCTGGTGCCAAGACAATTCATGGAAATGGGTCCAAGTCATGAAGCCATAGTGCCGGATGAAGATGATCATGATCAATTGTATGGTACCACATCTGAAGAGAGAACTTTATCAGGGTCCGCGGCATCCCTTCCTAAGAAAGAATCTAAGTCGAAACGAACTGATCGAGTTAGAGACGATAGTCCTGAATCAAGTCTTAATAAGATTCCTAAATTGAGTTCTACCGAACCTATAATGAGAAAAGCCCGAGTCTCTGTCCGAGCCAGATCCGATTCTTCAATG ATTAGCGATGGATGTCAATGGAGGAAGTATGGGCAAAAGATGGCTAAAGGTAACCCATGCCCACGAGCTTATTATCGATGCACCATGGCAGTTGGCTGCCCGGTTCGCAAACAAGTTCAAAGGTGTGCAGAAGACAAGTCGATCTTAATAACAACATACGAGGGCACTCACAACCACCCGCTTCCTCCAACCGCAATGGCTATGGCATCAACCACATCCGCCGCAGCCAACATGTTGCTTTCGGGATCTATGTCAAGTGTTGACGGTTTAATGAACCCTAATTTCCTAGCCAGAGCTATACTTCCTAATTGTTCATCAACCATGGCCACCATTTCCGCATCGGCCCCATTTCCAACCGTGACATTAGACCTCACAAACTCGACAAATCCAGGTTCATTAATCCAACGGCCTCCTCCCACACAATTTCCTGTAACATTTACAGGTCATGCACCGAATTTTCAACATGTTTTTGGTCAAGGGTTGTTTAACCAATCACAAGTCTCGGGCTTGCATGTTTCTCAGCAACCTTCAGTACCAATCACACTGAGTGCTGCAACTGCCGCTATAACCGCTGACCCGAACTTCACCGCCGCCCTGGCAGCAGCCATCAGCTCGATTATAGGCGGAGCCAATTTAAACAATAACCCTAATAATGCAGGGTCGGGAAAATGA